The following is a genomic window from Xenopus laevis strain J_2021 chromosome 2L, Xenopus_laevis_v10.1, whole genome shotgun sequence.
aggaaggaccagcactccgtatTTTCAATCATCAAGTGTTTAATCGTATATGAaaatttgaccaagcacccaccatAAGAAAAATTTGGGAAGCGTGCGAGTACTTtctaaacaaattatatatattggtatGAATTGTCTTTGCACAGTAGCATGGTGTGATGTCACTTTCTGCAATGGCGTTTAACTGACGTCAATATGTTGTGCATTTTTGCACCCTGGGGGGGAACCTGGCAGAGCTCTTAAAAGTGAATGCATctttaatggggaactatcgcaaaaataaaaatattatataagatTCAGCATAacgaaataagaagttttctaaataaaatcaattaaaaattctgtactgtttctgaaataatcaagtttatcttcactatccctctctcagcatctgtttctatttattctatcttcatgcaggagttgggtgtcagatattcattgacagatagatccaatatttcttataggggggctcctttttattagaagatgcattagagctcactctattaaaatcaccagacatgtctgtctacatgcaggatttgtgctaaaggcagttattttgttagattttgtttgtactggaatccattatttgagtgagctataatacatctgctaggaaaggaagcccccctataagatatattgtatctgtcaatgaatatctgacagccAACTCCAGcaagaaaaaagaatgaagagaaacatattcTGAGAGAGTGAtagggaagataaacttgattatttcagaaacgatgcagaatatttaattgcttgtatttagaaagtttcttatttcaatatgatgaagcttaaataaaatgttaattttcacgatagttcccctttaatgtgagtGTGgactctctttatatatatttatattaaagttcTCTTGATACTGTCaaaaaaagggttttattttCCCTTCAACAGAAGAACTACGGCCTCCAAGGTTAACTTGACATTTAACGTCTCTTAACATTTGATATCGAGGAAGAAAATGAATATTTGTTATACATACCCAGCTATAGCATACAGCCTGCCTCTTAGAACAGTAGCTCCCACATAGCAGCGGGGTGTGGTCATGCTGGTCATTGTGGTCCAGGAATCTGTCCGAATGTTGTAAGCTTCAACAGAAGAAAGGTGTGCAGTGCCATCAAAGCCCCCCACCACATAAATGTGATCATTCAAAAGCGACACACCAGCACCTGTTGTATGATGCAGATGAGGGTCACAGAAAACAGggcaacaattaaaataaaaatatcattaaagggcaaaaatagcttcattttttttttttactatggatGTGCCTTATGGGAATATGAAAAGCTGAAAGCATAGTTATTCTTCATTTCTTTTAATTCTCCAATCATCCGGCTAAGTTTGCAGTCTTACCATCACCTATGCAGTCATTTACTGACTCTCAGGCTAAACACATGCTCCCTATAACAGGTCTCCTATGATATTTATAGTTACATTACAAGAAACCATATCACTGGGCATCATCTGCTGAATGGCTCTTTACATAGTTCCCTACATAGCAGGGGTAACTCCCTAGGATTTCTCATGACATATACAGAGTGATATAATTTGTGCCATGTTTCTGCTGCAGTAAAAGATTTCAATGCCACAGTCGGTATGCATTGGTTTGTTTCTTCCCTATACAAGGTGTAGCTGAATTCGTTGGCCTGGAAGTGGCCTGGCATAGGACACCCTATGAAAACAAGTGGTGCTGAAGAATAATAAACACTGGAATCCCAATATGTGGAGTCAGAAGCAAtgttgggtatctggagtcaggGTAGCCAAAAATGTACCGACTCAGTCGCTTAATAACTTTAAATTGCAATGTCCTATTTCATAGATAATAGTCATAATAAAGTATTTCTCTGCTGTAAGATTAATGCCCAGTGTGTAGCTGTTTCCCTAGTGTGAAGTCCAGTTGAACTATTATGCAACCTGACATTCAAACATCATTTTAATCTGGAGTAgataagcactgaaaataatcaattcagatttaagagcttctataaaGGAGGATATGGAATAAGCAATTCTGTTTCAAAGAACAATACTTTGGTTagttttggattgtatttaacagctattctaccgCTATATGCCAAGTTCAAtgaatatataaattgttttaggttttacaattgttttttggtttatgtactttaactttgattttgttttacaattaccAAAGGaagtggtttatatttttgaactGGCAGATTTTTATATATGCTAATGCTATTACCTCATACTTTATAACCTCTtgataattttttgttttaatttttgtctTTTGCTTAATCCTTAGGTTTAAGGAATGTTGTAGTttctacaataaataaaataaaaagccacaatGACATAGACTTAGTTATTGATTTAGACTCAAACTTGAACAGTATCCTCATTCATGTTGGCAGTGACAGGATTGAAAGGCCAATAGGGTAGTGCGTCAGATTCCTAGCCAGTATTTCTTTGGTTTGTTCTCAAGAGCAAACCCCACCTTCATATAGCTTTAAAATTGCTGAGCTTTGCCAGTgacaaaatgccttgtatgtAGTGTATTCAATTTCTTTCAATCAACTTggaaaatacattattaaaaacaGAGGCGTGAGAGGTACCATAAATTAAAGAGTCAGACtcaaaggatttatgtacagTTTCAACTGCCCTGTTGGACCCGCATAAAAGTCCCATAGtgctgtaactagggatgcaccaaatccaggatttggttcggaatttggccaggattctgcctttttcaacaggattcggattcagccgaacccttcagccaggcagaaccgaatcctaatttgcaaattagaggcaggaaggcAAATCGCATGACTTTGCATGGATTTTTGTCCCACTCCCCACTAAAACAGCAAAAGTAATAACTGATTTTTTGAGACAAAATCCTCTCTATATGTGAAGCAACAGCTGGAGGCAGTATTGTCATTGCAACAGCAGGCAATGGCTAACAGCATACCAAGTGCTTCTGATACAGAAATGTCCAAAACTGCTCATGCAAAAAAACTGCCTACATAGGAGGTGACAGGTGGCACATTGGCTGTTATAAGTGCCATAAGTCTAATGtaccaatgtaaaaataaagtttgtgTGAGAAAAATATTATTGTACAAGAGAAATTTGTGTGGTGTCAGTATACCTTTAACTGACAATTACAATGGAGAACAATGGCAGATTACCTGATCGTTTTGTTGCCATAGGTGTCACATGGCTCCAGTGGCCAGTGTGAGGGTCATATCTTTCCACAGAGCTGAGAATGTTTAACCCATCGTAACCACCTGGAATTCACAAAGTTTTCTTTAGCCCTATAAAACATGCTAAATAAAATGCAGTCTCCTTTAAACTGCCTAGGTCATCTTGCatactgaaatattttattgtctgaaatgtttctcttttaaCCTATATTGCCACTGCTTAACGTGCTATGTCTCACCTAAGCAATATATGACTCCATTGGCGACAACAAGTCCTGCCCCTTCACGTGCCGTCTGCATATCACCAAGCATGCTCCACTGATCAATATTGGGGTCATAACGCTCCATGCTTGTGTGACGTCGACTTCCATCAAAACCACCAGACACATAAATCATGTCTAGAGGgatagatatataaaataatataactgGGATCTGAAGCACATTAAATGTACATCTTGCAAAATATTAATTCCAGCAACATAACACAGTTTGAAATTGCTATTAAATGCAACAGACTGATGATGCCCATTGGCACTTAGCCAAATATCATCAGCGCAGCTTATCAATGGATAGCAACTAACCTCCAAGTGTGGTGGCACCTGCTAATCCCCGTCTGACATTCATGGGTGCCACAGAATACCAAACACCATCCTCTTCCGAGGTGTAATCCAAACACTCCACTGAACTTAGCCTGGATCTTCCATCATATCCTCCAATCACATATACGCGGTCTCCAAGGGACACAGTAGCCACGTAACGACGTTTACGTGTTATGCTCTACAATCATAAAAGTGGAAACAATTACAATCATTGTTGAACAACATGTAAGCAACATCAGTTTTACAGACTAGGAAAACACGCATTAGTACAAGTTTCTATTTGCTATCAGTATCTTTTATTCATTACGGTAACATGACATTTAAATGCAATTAAGTTTCAATGGTCAGCTACCAGATAGCGGTGTAAATTTCAAATAAGGTATCAAGACACAAAATCTCCTTCCTCTTGTATGAGAATAGCTGCTGCACTGCTTGTAATAACCAGCAACCACATCCCAAGTTACAGCCCCTAAAACAACTTCTGCTGGTTTCCCTGGGATAACCATATTTCTCTTAATTTTCAGGACAAACAGAGTAGGATACTGATGAACACTAAGAGGCATAGAACTTTCGGAACATATTCTAATGCCAcagaaaatgacattttcttggcacttttttttacttaacttGTAGATATCAAAATTGAGTGGTAgaaaacagtatatatttttaaaaaaaaatccaaatgaaggTATTTCAACTTTTTCAGAAATATTctcatcaaaataaaaattgtagggGAAGATGTCTACAAAAATTACCATTATTACACTTAAACTGATTAAATTGCAGCAATAGccatattttatagtttattaagaAGTACAATTGTCTCACCAAAAATGCAAGTGAACCTCACTTTGAAAATCAattatctacatcatactcaaagaaAATATAACGGTGAGGTATAGTCACCATTTCACAGCAAATGCCACTATCACACTCACAGGAAGAACACTCCACTCCTGGGTCTTGGGGTCATACTTTTCGACTATGTCTATAGGAGACTGTTGGCTGCCAAACCCCCCAATAACAAGAAGTACTTCATTagcacctttaaataaaaacattaaaaaaattaagataaaatccacaacactaaaaatagaaattgatgCAGAATTTGTCACTCACCCAGGCGCACTCGGGTTCTGGGTCCCTGCATCTGACTTCTTAACTCAGGACGTAGGTGAAATTTTTTTGCTTCGTCTACTAAGTCTCTGCACTGTAAACTGCATCGGATCAGTGGCTAAATAAAACCAGATATGAAAAATGATCTCTCTCAGGTTAATTCAACAAAAACTTAGACATAAATTGATACAGCAAAACAACATAATCCTTACACAAAATGAACTCACACACATACCTCTGCATCAATGACATCTGTAATGTAGCGTGGGGTTAGAAGTGGCATGCGTACATACTGAAGAAGCTGTGGAAGAGATTTCTCTCGCTCATGTCTGTTGTGTTTTACCCAGTTTATAACCGCTTCAAATACAGGTTCCTCTGAGTTGATCTGCAATAACAGCAGAGTCAGGAAGGACTCATTATGCTGACAGGAAACAAGCTAATTATATTACAAGTTGAATGTATGAAC
Proteins encoded in this region:
- the klhl12.L gene encoding kelch-like protein 12, whose protein sequence is MAPKDIMTNSHAKSILNTMNSLRKSQTLCDVTLRVNLKDFPAHRIVLAACSDYFCAMFTNELSEKGKPYVDIQGLTSSTMEILLDFVYTETVHVTVENVQELLPAACLLQLKGVKQACCDFLESQLDPSNCLGIRDFAETHNCLELMQAAEVYSQKHFPEVVQHEEFMLLHQEEVEKLIHCDEIQINSEEPVFEAVINWVKHNRHEREKSLPQLLQYVRMPLLTPRYITDVIDAEPLIRCSLQCRDLVDEAKKFHLRPELRSQMQGPRTRVRLGANEVLLVIGGFGSQQSPIDIVEKYDPKTQEWSVLPSITRKRRYVATVSLGDRVYVIGGYDGRSRLSSVECLDYTSEEDGVWYSVAPMNVRRGLAGATTLGDMIYVSGGFDGSRRHTSMERYDPNIDQWSMLGDMQTAREGAGLVVANGVIYCLGGYDGLNILSSVERYDPHTGHWSHVTPMATKRSGAGVSLLNDHIYVVGGFDGTAHLSSVEAYNIRTDSWTTMTSMTTPRCYVGATVLRGRLYAIAGYDGNSLLNSVECYDPLIDSWAVVTSMATQRCDAGVCVLREK